The genomic DNA TTGCAGAATACCAAAATCGGCAAAGCGATGCGAGCGGTAGCGGATAACGTAGATCTGGCTCGCGTGACGGGGATTAATGTAGAGCGAGTAGTTATTTGGACTTGGGTAATTGCCGGAACTCTAACGGCTTTGGGTGGCGGAATGTATGGATTGCTCACCGCCGTGCGCCCGAATATGGGTTGGTTCTTGATTTTACCGATGTTTGCGTCGGTAATTTTGGGAGGAATTGGTAACCCTTACGGCGCGATCGCAGGTGCATTAGTAATTGGTGTCGCCCAAGAATTGAGCGTACCTTGGCTGGGTAGCGAATACAAGTTAGGGGTAGCCCTTTTCATCATGGTATTAGTGCTGCTCGTTCGTCCCCAAGGGTTATTCAAGGGTACGCTCTGAGCAGCACCAATTTACCAAAAAAAGAATTTAGAATCCAGAATCCAGAATTCAGAATTAATTAGTGGTTGGTCTTCAGACCCCCACTGAGGATCTGAATTCTGCTTCAAAACTACTCAATGATATGGAAGTAATAAGCAGCTACCAAGAAGTTGATCCCTAACAGAACCAGCGCCCAAGCTGTACGGAATGGATATGGTGGTTTGGTAGTAGGACGAGTAGCTTGGGGTACTTTGGGATTGTTCTTAGCTTGTGCCATAGGATATTCTCCTAATTTTGTGACTTGATTAAGAAATACCAAAGAACGATCCCCATTAGCACAACCTAATGGAAAGATTTGTTACTTTCTCAGGTCTGCCAGTAGTTACAAATCTTTATAAATAGGGGCTAGGGGCTAGGGGCTAGGGAAGAGGAAAGGGGAAAGAGGCAGGGAGCAGGGGCGCACGGGGAAAAGGGGTAAAAGAAAATCTGTTAACTCTGAATTCTGACTCCTGAATTCTGGCTCCTGACTTCTAAAAATTTTCCCCAGCGTGGTAGGAACTGCGAACCAGTGGGCCGGAACGGACGTGTGAAAAGCCCATTTCCTTAGCAATGGCACCCAGGCGATCGAATTCTTCAGGTGTCCAATATTTCTGTACTGGTAGATGTTCCAGGGAAGGGCGCATATATTGACCCAAAGTAATGCGATCGCAACCGACTGCTTTTAAATCCGCGATCGTCTCGATAACTTCCGCTTCCGTTTCCCCGTGTCCCAACATTAACCCCGACTTAGTAGGAATCGAGGGATCGAGTTCTTTGACGATCCGAAGCACGTCGAGAGTGCGATCGTACTTCGCCCCCCGCCGCACCGGGCTTTGCAACCGTCGTACCGTTTCAATATTGTGGTTATAACAAGCCGGACTTGCCTTTACCACCGTGGCAATTCGTTGCTGTTGCTTTTCTTCGGGTGATAACTCTCCATCCCCTTGTCCTCCCCAAAAATCCGGCGTCAGCACCTCAATTTGAGTTTCCGGATTTAGTTGGCGAATCGCCTCCATTGTCGCCGCAAACCATCCAGCACCCCCATCAGCCAAATCATCTCTCGCCACCGATGTCAGCACCACGTAACGCAATCCCAACAACTTTACCGACTCGGCTACCTTTTGCGGTTCTTCGGGATCGAGAGGCATCGGCGAATGTCCTTTATCCACTTGACAAAAAGCACAAGCCCTCGTGCAAGTTGGCCCCATCAACAAAAAAGTGGCCGTTTTTTGGGAATAGCACTCACCCCGATTGGGACAGCGCCCCTCTTCACAAATGGTATGAATCTGGCGCTG from Leptolyngbyaceae cyanobacterium includes the following:
- the lipA gene encoding lipoyl synthase → MLSEANSTQANSQAVSEMRSQIEAMPPWLRSKGIGKASEISTVQRIIKQRQIHTICEEGRCPNRGECYSQKTATFLLMGPTCTRACAFCQVDKGHSPMPLDPEEPQKVAESVKLLGLRYVVLTSVARDDLADGGAGWFAATMEAIRQLNPETQIEVLTPDFWGGQGDGELSPEEKQQQRIATVVKASPACYNHNIETVRRLQSPVRRGAKYDRTLDVLRIVKELDPSIPTKSGLMLGHGETEAEVIETIADLKAVGCDRITLGQYMRPSLEHLPVQKYWTPEEFDRLGAIAKEMGFSHVRSGPLVRSSYHAGENF
- a CDS encoding photosystem I protein PsaX — its product is MAQAKNNPKVPQATRPTTKPPYPFRTAWALVLLGINFLVAAYYFHIIE